A section of the Macadamia integrifolia cultivar HAES 741 chromosome 9, SCU_Mint_v3, whole genome shotgun sequence genome encodes:
- the LOC122087981 gene encoding probable glutathione S-transferase translates to MADEIVLLNFWPSCFGARVRIALAEKGINYQYREQNLLQEKSPQLLQLNPINKKVPVFIHNGRPICESLFIVEYIEEIWKDKAPLLPCDPYQRAQARFWADYIEKKCYGFIRRILYSGKEEERKEAKKEFIEMLKVMEGELGDKAYFGGDNFGFVDVSFVPFHSWFYALETFGNFSIGAECPKLLDWAKRCMQRESVAQSLPDPLKMYHYALQMKKRFGVE, encoded by the exons ATGGCAGATGAGATTGTTCTTCTAAATTTCTGGCCCAGCTGCTTCGGTGCAAGGGTGAGAATTGCCTTAGCTGAGAAGGGTATCAACTACCAATACAGAGAACAGAACCTCCTCCAAGAAAAGAGCCCTCAATTACTTCAGTTGAATCCAATTAATAAGAAGGTTCCTGTGTTCATCCATAATGGGAGACCCATCTGTGAATCTCTCTTCATTGTTGAATACATAGAAGAGATCTGGAAGGACAAAGCTCCTTTGCTGCCTTGTGATCCTTACCAAAGAGCCCAGGCCAGGTTTTGGGCTGATTACATCGAAAAGAAG TGTTACGGCTTCATAAGGAGAATATTGTAcagtggaaaggaagaagaacgaAAGGAAGCTAAGAAGGAATTTATAGAAATGCTGAAGGTGATGGAAGGAGAGCTTGGAGACAAGGCTTACTTCGGGGGTgacaattttgggtttgtggaTGTGAGTTTTGTGCCTTTCCATAGCTGGTTTTATGCTCTAGAGACGTTTGGCAACTTCAGCATAGGAGCCGAGTGCCCAAAGCTGCTAGATTGGGCCAAGAGGTGCATGCAAAGGGAGAGCGTGGCTCAGTCTCTTCCTGATCCACTCAAGATGTACCACTATGCTCTTCAAATGAAGAAGAGGTTTGGTGTGGAGTAG
- the LOC122088667 gene encoding probable glutathione S-transferase parC, protein MADEVILLDFWPSPCGMRARIALAEKGINYQYKEEDLLEGKSPLLLQMNPVYGKIPVLVHNGKPISESLIIVQYIDEFWKDISPLLPSDPYQRAQARFWADYTDKMVYSSVKGIYGGKGEKQEKAKKEFIEVLKVLEGELGDEPYFGGESFGFVDVSFIPFYCWFYCIEKLCSFSIEAECPKLVAWAKRCMQKESVAKTLPDQHKVCELILQIRKRFVENE, encoded by the exons ATGGCGGATGAGGTGATTCTCTTGGATTTCTGGCCTAGCCCTTGTGGGATGAGGGCGAGAATAGCCTTGGCTGAGAAGGGCATCAACTACCAATACAAGGAGGAGGATCTGCTCGAAGGAAAAAGCCCTCTTTTGCTGCAGATGAACCCAGTTTATGGGAAGATCCCTGTACTGGTTCACAATGGCAAGCCCATCTCTGAATCTCTCATCATTGTTCAATACATTGACGAGTTTTGGAAGGACATATCTCCTTTGTTGCCCTCTGATCCATATCAACGAGCCCAGGCGAGGTTCTGGGCTGATTACACTGACAAAATG GTTTATAGCAGTGTAAAGGGAATATACGGAGGAAAGGgagaaaaacaagagaaagCTAAGAAGGAATTCATAGAGGTCTTGAAGGTTTTGGAAGGAGAACTTGGAGACGAGCCTTATTTTGGTGGTGagagttttgggtttgtggATGTcagctttatccctttctactgcTGGTTTTACTGTATAGAGAAATTGTgcagtttcagcattgaagCTGAGTGCCCGAAGCTGGTTGCATGGGCCAAGAGGTGTATGCAGAAAGAGAGTGTGGCTAAGACCCTTCCTGATCAACACAAGGTCTGTGAATTAATTCTGCAAATCAGGAAGAGGTTTGTTGAaaatgagtga
- the LOC122088409 gene encoding probable glutathione S-transferase has protein sequence MEDELILLDSWVSPFGMRMRIALAEKDLSYEFREENLQEKSPFLLQMNPVHKKIPVLVHNGKPICESLIIVQYIDEFWKDKSPLLPSDPYKRSQARFWADYTDKMVYSCMRGIYSGKGEEQEKAKKEFIEVLKVLERELGDKPYFGGDNFGFVDVSFIPFYSWFYAMEKLSNFSIEAECPELVAWTKRCMQRESVAKTLPDQHKVCDFVLQMRKRFVAD, from the exons ATGGAAGATGAGTTAATTCTCTTGGATTCCTGGGTCAGCCCTTTTGGGATGAGGATGAGAATCGCTTTGGCTGAGAAGGATCTCAGCTATGAATTTAGAGAAGAGAACCTCCAAGAAAAAAGCCCATTTTTGCTGCAGATGAACCCTGTTCATAAAAAGATTCCTGTATTGGTCCATAATGGAAAACCCATCTGTGAATCACTCATCATTGTTCAATACATTGATGAGTTTTGGAAGGACAAATCCCCTCTGTTGCCCTCTGATCCTTATAAGAGATCACAGGCTAGGTTCTGGGCTGATTACACTGACAAGATG GTTTATAGCTGTATGAGGGGAATATACAGtggaaagggagaagaacaagagaaaGCCAAGAAGGAATTCATAGAGGTCTTGAAGGTTTTGGAAAGAGAGCTTGGAGACAAACCTTACTTTGGAGGTgacaattttgggtttgtggaTGTGAGCTTTATCCCCTTCTATAGCTGGTTTTATGCCATGGAGAAATTAAGCAACTTTAGTATAGAAGCTGAGTGCCCAGAACTGGTTGCTTGGACCAAGAGGTGTATGCAGAGGGAGAGTGTGGCCAAGACCCTTCCTGACCAACACAAGGTCTGCGACTTTGTTCTGCAAATGAGGAAGAGGTTTGTTGCAgattag